From a single Kitasatospora sp. NBC_00458 genomic region:
- a CDS encoding CocE/NonD family hydrolase C-terminal non-catalytic domain-containing protein, with amino-acid sequence MTASGGEPTPSITDATLNDIAANGFWGPDLKVNQAAVDTAEALLAALLGETGGTLPAELSTLVDGIRQRATIGVPRIVAADGVRLSAFSIKLGGEDRRPLVVLPAGWNPFGWLPFLYSYLTLAQRGYHVLAYTPRGLGTPGLVSTSEGYIDVAGPKDWADGSTVLDYAQEHFAPNGIGFLGESYGSGISQLVAAHDPENRVSAVVALSTWGNLATSLYDNGTQHLKAVEALIAFTGGTLEEKFDEEARRILTDFLNGRNLDEVVAWGTERSPEAYADVTNARGIPTFVSNTWHETLFPAAQTIDHFNRLTVPKRLNLWIGDHGAPEGPGLAGLPTGLPFPGLREPIREAYDWLDHHLLGKDNEVSAGAQVSTQVLFTYRTTPVPGGSNLITAPARREEHATWEDVTTGSERWYPTATGGSGDGALTVEPAGDWSRDFTAGELTTATAVDALLQTGQKEWYGNPKIYDLAKFERQQLLLWSSEPLTGQDGVGRRIRGAATLRLNVRSTADAATLVAYLFDVAPDGTARIITHEPFTVAELQPNEDRTVHWRLQPVAYDLPDGHRLTLVVNSRDQLYSFAGTEGSTTTVTSAAEGAAAYLDLPLG; translated from the coding sequence ATGACTGCATCCGGTGGAGAGCCGACTCCGTCGATCACCGACGCGACGCTCAACGACATCGCGGCCAACGGCTTCTGGGGCCCCGACCTGAAGGTCAACCAGGCCGCCGTCGACACGGCCGAGGCCCTGCTCGCCGCCCTTCTGGGCGAGACCGGCGGGACTCTCCCGGCGGAGCTGTCGACCCTGGTGGACGGCATCCGGCAGCGTGCCACGATCGGCGTCCCGCGGATCGTGGCCGCGGACGGCGTCCGCCTGTCGGCCTTCTCCATCAAGCTGGGCGGTGAGGACCGCCGCCCGCTCGTGGTCCTGCCCGCCGGGTGGAACCCCTTCGGCTGGCTGCCGTTCCTCTACTCGTACCTCACGCTGGCGCAGCGCGGCTACCACGTGCTGGCCTACACGCCCCGGGGCCTCGGCACGCCGGGGCTCGTCTCGACGTCCGAGGGCTACATCGACGTCGCCGGGCCCAAAGACTGGGCCGACGGGTCGACGGTGCTCGACTACGCGCAGGAGCACTTCGCGCCGAACGGAATCGGCTTCCTCGGCGAGTCCTACGGCTCGGGGATCAGCCAGCTGGTCGCCGCGCACGACCCGGAGAACCGGGTCAGTGCCGTCGTCGCCCTGAGCACCTGGGGCAACCTGGCCACCAGCCTGTACGACAACGGCACCCAGCACCTCAAGGCCGTGGAGGCGCTGATCGCCTTCACCGGCGGCACGCTGGAGGAGAAGTTCGACGAGGAGGCCCGCCGGATCCTCACGGACTTCCTGAACGGCCGGAACCTCGACGAGGTGGTGGCCTGGGGCACCGAGCGGTCCCCGGAGGCCTACGCCGACGTCACCAACGCGCGGGGGATCCCGACCTTCGTCTCCAACACCTGGCACGAGACCCTGTTCCCGGCCGCCCAGACGATCGACCACTTCAACCGGCTCACCGTGCCGAAGCGGCTGAACCTGTGGATCGGCGACCACGGCGCCCCCGAGGGTCCCGGCCTGGCCGGCCTGCCGACCGGCCTGCCCTTCCCCGGCCTGCGCGAGCCGATCCGGGAGGCCTACGACTGGCTGGACCACCACCTGCTGGGCAAGGACAACGAGGTGTCGGCCGGGGCGCAGGTGAGCACCCAGGTCCTGTTCACCTACCGGACCACCCCGGTCCCGGGCGGCAGCAACCTGATCACCGCCCCGGCCCGCCGCGAGGAGCACGCGACCTGGGAGGACGTCACCACCGGCAGCGAGCGCTGGTACCCCACCGCCACCGGCGGCTCCGGCGACGGCGCGCTGACCGTGGAGCCGGCCGGCGACTGGTCGCGGGACTTCACGGCCGGTGAGCTGACCACCGCCACCGCGGTGGACGCCCTCCTGCAGACCGGCCAGAAGGAGTGGTACGGCAACCCCAAGATCTACGACCTGGCGAAGTTCGAGCGCCAGCAGCTGCTCCTCTGGTCGAGCGAGCCGCTGACCGGCCAGGACGGCGTGGGCCGCCGCATCCGCGGCGCGGCGACGCTGCGGCTCAACGTCCGCAGCACCGCGGACGCGGCCACCCTGGTGGCCTACCTGTTCGACGTCGCGCCGGACGGTACGGCCCGGATCATCACCCACGAGCCGTTCACGGTGGCCGAGCTGCAGCCCAACGAGGACCGCACCGTCCACTGGCGGCTCCAGCCCGTGGCCTACGACCTGCCGGACGGCCACCGCCTGACCCTGGTGGTCAACAGCCGCGACCAGCTGTACTCCTTCGCCGGCACGGAGGGCAGCACCACCACCGTCACCTCGGCGGCCGAGGGTGCGGCCGCCTACCTGGACCTGCCGCTCGGCTGA